One Poecile atricapillus isolate bPoeAtr1 chromosome 32 unlocalized genomic scaffold, bPoeAtr1.hap1 SUPER_32_unloc_4, whole genome shotgun sequence genomic window carries:
- the LOC131574012 gene encoding transmembrane protein 145-like, producing the protein MGVAYAVVGVVSPRWAWSRSVGVVSPQWAWPGRSGRGLYGGGVAYAADWVFLTRFCFLSDFGRLDFHFRYPEAKCCQNILLYFDDPSQWPAVYRRGGKDCLAKEAVIRPENNQVINLTTQYPWSGCQVLPGVSGRILSCSSGRSFRSVRERWWYVALSKCGGGGLELEYELVLTNGDSFWSRHFSADEFGILETDITFLLIFTLIFLLSCYCGFLSLLLSCVYWGQYGWDGVGHGAIKLLGKLLFSISFLIFLLMLILLGKGFSVTRGRISPGGSVRLSVYMTLYSIAHIALLTYEAQFFDPGQVLYTYESPAGYGLIALQFGAFVWFCAAVGATLSAAPDPALGCQQEFPFPRPNFPNRLRPPPGPPPKFPGGGYGNVTFISDSVPNFTELFSIPSPGGGA; encoded by the exons ATGGGCGTGGCTTATGCCGTAGTGGGCGTGGTCTCGCCGCGGTGGGCGTGGTCTCGCAGCG TGGGCGTGGTCTCGCCGcagtgggcgtggcctggcCGCAGTGGGCGTGGCTTGTACGGCGGTGGCGTGGCTTATGCCGca GACTGGGTGTTCCTCACCCGTTTCTGTTTCCTGTCCGATTTCGGCCGCCTCGATTTCCACTTCCGCTACCCCgag GCCAAGTGTTGCCAGAACATTCTGCTCTACTTCGACGACCCCTCCCAATGGCCCGCGGTCTACAGGAGGGGGGGCAAG gactGCCTGGCCAAGGAGGCCGTGATCAGACCCGAGAACAACCAGGTGATCAACCTGACCACGCAGTACCCCTGGTCCGGCTGCCAG GTGCTGCCGGGGGTCTCGGGGAGgatcctgagctgctccagcggCCGCAGTTTCCGCTCGGTTCGGGAGCGCTGGTGGTACGTGGCCCTCAGCAAGTGCGGG GGtggggggctggagctggagtaTGAGCTCGTTCTGACCAACGGTGACTCCTTCTGGAGCCGCCACTTCTCGGCCGATGAGTTCG GAATCCTGGAGACCGACATCAccttcctcctcatcttcaccctcatcttcctcctctcctgctaCTGCGGCT TTTTGAGCCTCCTCCTGAGCTGCGTCTACTGGGGCCAGTACGGCTGGGACGGGGTGGGGCACGGAGCCATCAAACTCCTGG GGAAGCTCCTGTTCTCCATCAgcttcctcatcttcctcctgaTGCTGATCCTGCTGGGCAAGGGGTTCTCGGTCACCAG GGGCCGCATCAGCCCGGGGGGctccgtccgtctgtccgtctaCATGACCCTCTACAGCATCGCCCACATCGCCCTGCTCACCTACGAGGCTCAG TTTTTTGACCCCGGGCAGGTGCTCTACACCTACGAGTCCCCGGCGGGGTACGGGCTGATCGCGCTGCAGTTCGGAGCCTTCGTTTGGTTCTGCGCCGCCGTGGGCGCCACCCTGAGCGCGG cTCCTGACCCGGCCCTCGGCTGCCAACAAGAATTTCCCTTTCCACGTCCGAACTTCCCAAATCGGCTCCgtccccccccgggacccccccccaaattccccggGGGGGGCTACGGGAACGTCACCTTCATCAGCGACAGCGTCCCCAACTTCACCGAGCTcttctccatccccagcccggGGGGCGGCGCG